A single genomic interval of Rhododendron vialii isolate Sample 1 chromosome 3a, ASM3025357v1 harbors:
- the LOC131318467 gene encoding ubiquitin-conjugating enzyme E2 2, translating into MSTPARKRLMRDFKRLQQDPPAGISGAPQDNNIMLWNAVIFGPDDTPWDGGTFKLTLQFSEDYPNKPPTVRFVSRMFHPNIYADGSICLDILQNQWSPIYDVAAILTSIQSLLCDPNPNSPANSEAARMFSENKREYNRRVREIVEQSWTAD; encoded by the exons atgTCGACGCCGGCGAGAAAGAGGCTGATGAGGGATTTCAAGAGGCTGCAGCAGGATCCGCCCGCCGGCATCAGCGGCGCCCCACAGGACAACAACATCATGCTCTGGAACGCCGTAATTTTCGG GCCTGATGACACTCCTTGGGATGGAG GCACGTTTAAGCTTACTCTGCAATTCTCAGAAGATTATCCTAATAAACCGCCAACAGTCCGATTTGTCTCACGCATGTTCCATCCAAATA TCTATGCAGATGGGAGTATTTGCTTGGATATCTTACAAAATCAGTGGAGCCCTATATATGATGTCGCAGCTATACTCACTTCTATTCAG TCACTGCTTTGTGATCCAAACCCAAATTCCCCTGCAAATTCTGAAGCAGCCCGTATGTTCAGTGAAAATAAGCGAGAATACAACAGAAGAGTTCGTGAAATAGTAGAGCAGAGCTGGACTGCTGACTGA